The Brassica oleracea var. oleracea cultivar TO1000 chromosome C6, BOL, whole genome shotgun sequence genome includes a region encoding these proteins:
- the LOC106297095 gene encoding WAT1-related protein At1g70260-like isoform X2 — protein MEVKVREFVPFVAMVIMEACTIALTIMAKTALTGGMSPFVFVVYTNALGAMLLLPFSFFFHRKDRTKESIFSWPLLARVFCLGFTGIFLFQNLAFVGLSFSSPIVVCAMGLLIPSFSFLLNLILGSKLDWRNTSTRARVMGTIISLSGAFTEELYKGPFIRPASSASPTRLLNSIPKLLVYYNIPDKWFLGCIFLAAAVFSVSLFNVIQTGTVKKYPHVMKVASFYSIVGTIQCLIFSLFMERDLSAWKIEPNYDLCLIIATGIFGSVIRTSVQVKCTQMKGPYYVPLFKPFGIFWATLFGTSFFVNSLHYGSVLGAVVGGVGYYTVSWGQLRETEEKQNPKEERKPIKTIHHHEDDEYKVPLLINQEESPV, from the exons ATGGAAGTGAAGGTTAGAGAGTTTGTGCCGTTCGTGGCAATGGTGATAATGGAGGCATGCACGATTGCTCTTACGATAATGGCCAAGACGGCACTAACGGGAGGGATGAGTCCTTTTGTTTTCGTTGTTTACACAAACGCTTTGGGAGCTATGCTTCTTCTTCCCTTTTCTTTCTTCTTCCATAGGAAGGACAG AACTAAAGAATCTATCTTTTCTTGGCCACTCCTCGCTCGTGTTTTCTGTCTAGGTTTCACCGG GATATTTCTGTTCCAAAATTTGGCATTTGTGGGACTAAGCTTCAGCTCACCCATAGTAGTATGTGCAATGGGATTACTCATTCCTTCATTCTCCTTCTTGCTCAATCTTATCCTCGG GAGCAAGTTGGATTGGAGAAACACGAGCACGAGGGCTAGAGTTATGGGAACAATAATCTCATTAAGCGGAGCATTCACTGAAGAATTGTACAAAGGTCCTTTCATAAGACCAGCTTCGTCTGCTTCCCCTACTCGTCTTCTAAACTCAATCCCTAAACTACTGGTCTACTACAACATCCCTGATAAATGGTTCCTCGGCTGTATCTTTTTGGCGGCCGCTGTCTTTTCTGTCTCCCTATTCAATGTTATTCAG ACAGGGACGGTCAAAAAGTATCCACACGTAATGAAAGTGGCTTCGTTTTACAGCATAGTCGGGACGATCCAATGCCTAATCTTCTCGTTGTTTATGGAAAGAGACCTAAGTGCGTGGAAGATCGAACCTAACTACGATCTTTGCCTCATTATTGCCACG GGAATCTTCGGAAGTGTAATACGGACAAGCGTACAAGTAAAGTGTACCCAAATGAAAGGACCATATTACGTGCCATTATTCAAACCCTTTGGCATATTTTGGGCAACACTCTTTGGTACCAGCTTCTTCGTCAACAGTCTTCACTACGGCAG TGTGTTAGGAGCAGTCGTAGGTGGCGTTGGATATTACACAGTTTCTTGGGGACAATTGAGGGAAACCGAAGAAAAACAAAATCCAAAAGAAGAAAGAAAACCCATCAAAACTATTCATCATCACGAAGATGATGAATACAAAGTTCCATTGCTTATTAATCAGGAAGAAAGTCCTGTGTGA
- the LOC106297953 gene encoding glutathione S-transferase T3-like yields MDSTNFVDLLNSQQDSVMPELFPNVSFSLDGNLRSSQPPLFSTQATATSSFCEDSPPQRKGRKKWSPSDDLSNEQKAPGVSAWLNTSKDAVVSNEQKAPAFWKRIADYYAASPKVERGDKPEALQCKQRWQKMNDLVCKFCGSYAAATR; encoded by the coding sequence ATGGACTCTACGAATTTTGTTGATCTGTTGAACAGTCAACAAGACAGTGTCATGCCTGAACTCTTTCCTAATGTGAGTTTTTCACTCGATGGGAATCTCAGATCATCACAACCCCCTCTCTTCAGTACTCAAGCAACTGCAACGTCAAGCTTCTGTGAAGACTCACCTCCACAACGCAAAGGAAGAAAGAAATGGAGTCCCTCAGATGATCTAAGCAATGAGCAGAAAGCTCCTGGTGTTAGCGCATGGTTAAACACCAGCAAAGATGCTGTTGTAAGCAATGAGCAGAAAGCTCCTGCTTTCTGGAAACGCATTGCAGATTATTATGCAGCAAGTCCAAAGGTGGAAAGAGGTGATAAACCAGAGGCTCTTCAGTGTAAGCAAAGGTGGCAGAAGATGAACGATCTTGTTTGCAAATTCTGTGGATCCTATGCGGCTGCAACAAGATAG
- the LOC106297951 gene encoding uncharacterized protein LOC106297951: MWYDQKWCEAATCKIDDSGKKRKCDNGAQSESSQAASDLGESPTKRPPGVKPSKAASGKRSIADQEASKAASAEFLAMCSIKERDLAVKERDLAVQESVKKMDLLDRLIAKPEPLSESEEALKQKLITEMLSK; encoded by the coding sequence ATGTGGTACGACCAGAAATGGTGTGAAGCTGCTACTTGCAAGATTGATGACAGCGGTAAGAAGAGAAAGTGTGATAATGGAGCACAATCAGAAAGCTCTCAAGCAGCTTCAGATCTCGGTGAGTCACCAACAAAACGTCCTCCTGGTGTTAAGCCATCGAAAGCAGCATCTGGTAAGAGAAGTATAGCAGATCAGGAGGCATCGAAAGCCGCATCTGCTGAGTTTCTGGCCATGTGTTCTATTAAAGAGAGAGATTTGGCAGTTAAAGAGAGAGATCTGGCAGTTCAAGAGAGTGTTAAGAAGATGGATTTGCTTGACCGTCTCATTGCCAAACCTGAGCCACTTTCTGAATCTGAAGAAGCTCTTAAGCAGAAACTCATTACAGAGATGCTGAGTAAATAG
- the LOC106297095 gene encoding WAT1-related protein At1g70260-like isoform X1 — protein MEVKVREFVPFVAMVIMEACTIALTIMAKTALTGGMSPFVFVVYTNALGAMLLLPFSFFFHRKDRTKESIFSWPLLARVFCLGFTGIFLFQNLAFVGLSFSSPIVVCAMGLLIPSFSFLLNLILGRSKLDWRNTSTRARVMGTIISLSGAFTEELYKGPFIRPASSASPTRLLNSIPKLLVYYNIPDKWFLGCIFLAAAVFSVSLFNVIQTGTVKKYPHVMKVASFYSIVGTIQCLIFSLFMERDLSAWKIEPNYDLCLIIATGIFGSVIRTSVQVKCTQMKGPYYVPLFKPFGIFWATLFGTSFFVNSLHYGSVLGAVVGGVGYYTVSWGQLRETEEKQNPKEERKPIKTIHHHEDDEYKVPLLINQEESPV, from the exons ATGGAAGTGAAGGTTAGAGAGTTTGTGCCGTTCGTGGCAATGGTGATAATGGAGGCATGCACGATTGCTCTTACGATAATGGCCAAGACGGCACTAACGGGAGGGATGAGTCCTTTTGTTTTCGTTGTTTACACAAACGCTTTGGGAGCTATGCTTCTTCTTCCCTTTTCTTTCTTCTTCCATAGGAAGGACAG AACTAAAGAATCTATCTTTTCTTGGCCACTCCTCGCTCGTGTTTTCTGTCTAGGTTTCACCGG GATATTTCTGTTCCAAAATTTGGCATTTGTGGGACTAAGCTTCAGCTCACCCATAGTAGTATGTGCAATGGGATTACTCATTCCTTCATTCTCCTTCTTGCTCAATCTTATCCTCGG AAGGAGCAAGTTGGATTGGAGAAACACGAGCACGAGGGCTAGAGTTATGGGAACAATAATCTCATTAAGCGGAGCATTCACTGAAGAATTGTACAAAGGTCCTTTCATAAGACCAGCTTCGTCTGCTTCCCCTACTCGTCTTCTAAACTCAATCCCTAAACTACTGGTCTACTACAACATCCCTGATAAATGGTTCCTCGGCTGTATCTTTTTGGCGGCCGCTGTCTTTTCTGTCTCCCTATTCAATGTTATTCAG ACAGGGACGGTCAAAAAGTATCCACACGTAATGAAAGTGGCTTCGTTTTACAGCATAGTCGGGACGATCCAATGCCTAATCTTCTCGTTGTTTATGGAAAGAGACCTAAGTGCGTGGAAGATCGAACCTAACTACGATCTTTGCCTCATTATTGCCACG GGAATCTTCGGAAGTGTAATACGGACAAGCGTACAAGTAAAGTGTACCCAAATGAAAGGACCATATTACGTGCCATTATTCAAACCCTTTGGCATATTTTGGGCAACACTCTTTGGTACCAGCTTCTTCGTCAACAGTCTTCACTACGGCAG TGTGTTAGGAGCAGTCGTAGGTGGCGTTGGATATTACACAGTTTCTTGGGGACAATTGAGGGAAACCGAAGAAAAACAAAATCCAAAAGAAGAAAGAAAACCCATCAAAACTATTCATCATCACGAAGATGATGAATACAAAGTTCCATTGCTTATTAATCAGGAAGAAAGTCCTGTGTGA